The following are encoded in a window of Bradyrhizobium sp. WBOS07 genomic DNA:
- the guaA gene encoding glutamine-hydrolyzing GMP synthase, with protein MTAAQNDRSASTPSVASAHDKILIVDFGSQVTQLIARRVREDGVYCEIVPFNKAEAAFDEMKPKAVILSGGPESVHEAGSPRAPQRIFESGVPVMGICYGQMTMAAQLGGEVEGGHHREFGRADVEVKAPSKLFEDVWSPGGKNQVWMSHGDRITKMPPGFSVAGTSPNAPFAIIQDERRKYYGLMFHPEVVHTPDGAKLIRNFVRKIAGLTGDWTMRAFREEEIAKIRQQVGKGRVICGLSGGVDSAVAAVLIHEAIGDQLTCVFVDHGLLRLDEAKTVVDLFRHHYNIPLVHVDASKQFLGELEGVTDPETKRKTIGRLFIEVFEAEAKKIGGADFLAQGTLYPDVIESVSFTGGPSVTIKSHHNVGGLPARMNMKLVEPLRELFKDEVRKLGRELGLPEIFVGRHPFPGPGLAIRCPGEITKDKLDILRKADAVYIDQIRKHGLYDEIWQAFAVLLPVKTVGVMGDGRTYDYVVGLRAVTSTDGMTADFYQFDMKFLGETATRIINEVKGVNRVVYDVTSKPPGTIEWE; from the coding sequence ATGACAGCAGCACAGAACGACCGCTCCGCGTCGACGCCCTCCGTGGCCTCGGCGCATGACAAGATTCTCATCGTCGACTTCGGCAGCCAGGTGACGCAGCTGATCGCGCGCCGCGTGCGCGAGGACGGCGTCTATTGCGAGATCGTCCCGTTCAACAAGGCGGAAGCCGCCTTCGACGAGATGAAGCCGAAAGCGGTGATCCTCTCCGGCGGCCCTGAATCGGTGCACGAGGCCGGCTCGCCCCGCGCCCCGCAACGGATCTTCGAGTCCGGCGTGCCCGTGATGGGCATCTGCTACGGCCAGATGACCATGGCGGCCCAGTTAGGGGGCGAGGTCGAGGGCGGCCATCACCGCGAATTCGGCCGCGCCGATGTCGAGGTGAAAGCGCCGAGCAAGCTGTTCGAGGACGTCTGGTCACCCGGCGGCAAGAACCAGGTCTGGATGAGCCACGGCGACCGCATCACAAAAATGCCGCCGGGCTTCTCCGTCGCCGGCACCTCACCGAACGCGCCGTTCGCGATCATCCAGGACGAGAGGCGGAAATATTACGGCCTGATGTTCCACCCCGAAGTGGTGCACACGCCGGACGGCGCAAAGCTGATCCGCAACTTCGTCCGCAAGATCGCCGGCCTCACCGGCGACTGGACCATGCGCGCCTTCCGCGAGGAGGAGATCGCGAAGATCCGCCAGCAGGTCGGCAAGGGCAGGGTGATCTGCGGCCTTTCCGGCGGGGTCGATTCCGCCGTCGCTGCCGTCTTGATCCACGAGGCCATCGGCGACCAGCTCACCTGCGTCTTCGTCGATCACGGCCTCCTGCGTCTCGACGAAGCCAAGACGGTGGTCGACCTGTTCCGCCACCATTACAACATCCCGCTCGTGCACGTGGATGCCTCAAAACAGTTCCTGGGCGAGCTCGAAGGCGTCACCGACCCCGAAACCAAGCGCAAGACCATCGGCCGCCTCTTCATCGAGGTGTTCGAGGCCGAGGCCAAGAAGATCGGCGGCGCCGACTTCCTGGCGCAAGGCACGCTCTATCCTGATGTGATCGAGAGCGTCTCCTTCACCGGCGGTCCTTCCGTCACCATCAAGTCGCACCACAATGTCGGCGGCCTCCCTGCGCGCATGAACATGAAGCTCGTCGAGCCCTTGCGCGAGCTGTTCAAGGACGAAGTGCGCAAGCTCGGGCGCGAGCTCGGCCTGCCCGAAATCTTCGTCGGCCGCCACCCGTTCCCGGGCCCGGGCCTTGCCATCCGCTGCCCCGGCGAGATCACGAAGGACAAGCTCGACATCCTGCGCAAGGCGGACGCCGTCTACATCGACCAGATCCGCAAGCACGGCCTCTACGACGAGATCTGGCAGGCCTTCGCGGTGCTGCTCCCGGTCAAGACCGTCGGCGTCATGGGCGACGGCCGCACCTACGACTACGTCGTGGGCCTCCGCGCCGTCACTTCCACCGACGGCATGACCGCGGACTTCTACCAGTTCGACATGAAATTTTTGGGCGAGACGGCGACGCGCATCATCAACGAGGTGAAGGGCGTGAACCGGGTGGTGTACGACGTGACCAGCAAGCCGCCGGGGACGATCGAGTGGGAGTAG